In the genome of Actinobacillus genomosp. 1, the window CTTTCACATTTATCAACTCACCGGAAGATGACACGCTAAAACCGATGGTAACCACACCTGTTTTACGCATCATCTTTTCTCTAGTCGGATAAGCGTTATTCGCTCGACGTTGTAGTGCACGCTGTAATGCCGCTTTATAAGCACCGATTTCACTACCTGAAGCTCCGTTACCGCCACCGCCTACCGCACCGTTTTGTGCTCCGTTTGCAGACAGACCGTTCGGATTGCCTTCCGGTTTCCCGTTTGGAATACCTGCACGTAATTGGGTACCTTGCACCGCATTCGGAATTGCTTTGGCAACAATACCTTGTTTTGCTTCAGGACCTTTTTCTAATGCCTTAATCGGCTTATCTTTAGCTTTTTCTTTTTTAGGTTTTTCTTGCTCTTTAGGCTTAGGTTGCGCTTTCGGTTTTGGCTTTTCCTTTGGTTTTTCTTTAGGTTTCTCTTTCGGCTTTGGCTGAGGTTTCGGTTCGGGAATCGCTTCTGCTTCAGGTTCCGGCTCCGGTGCTATTTCAACTTTCTCCGGTTCAGACGGAAGCGGCTCCTCTTGTGCCACGGCAACTTGAGGTTGTTCCAACAAAGCGGCAACTAATTCCATCGACATGACTTCTTCTTGAGGTAAATTATCAGAATGAGAATGGGTTACCATAGAAGCTAAACCGGCAAAAATAACGGCGTGAATTGCAATAGAACTGGTTAAACCGATACGAGAATGTTTTTTCTTCATACTCGTATCCTATTTCTTCGAGGTATCTTTTTTGGTCACGATTGCAACGTTCTTAATTTCGTTCGCAGAGAGAACATCAGTCAGTTCGACAAATTTTTCAAAGGCTACCGCACTATCTACTTTTAAGGTAACTTTTTGGGTTTTGTCCCAAGTTGCAATTTCTGCGGTGAGTGCTTCTTTAGTCATCGGTTGGTCGTTGAAATAAAATTCATTGTTCTCCGTAATTGTCAGAAGCTTTGCCAATTCGTCCGCTTTCATTGCTTGGGTTGTAGTCGCTTTCGGTATATTTACCGGAATCTTCCCTTGGGAGATAAATGAAGCGGTGACTAACACAATCGCTAATAACACCAACATAATGTCGATGAAAGGAATAATATTAATTTCGTCAAATTTTTTCATAAGAAACCTGATTAAATTGCAAAAAATAAGTGAAATTTAACCGCTTATTGATTGGCTTTACGGGCTTGAATAGCTTGCCATTTAAGTTTGCTTTCATCGACTTTACGGTTAAAACCGCTATAGAACATCATGGCGGGAATTGCAACTAATATACCGGCTGCGGTAGCTTTTAATGCGAGTGATAAATGCACCATAATGGATGCGGCATCAATTTCACCGCCGGAATGACCTAAATGATAGAAAGTCAATAAAATACCTAATACGGTTCCTAATAAACCGACATAAGGTGCGTTAGCACCGATAGTAGAAATGGTGGTGAGATTACGGGTTACATCTATTTCTAAATCTTGAATGGTTTCGTATTTTGTTACGTCAAGCTGTTTATAAAACAGGATGCGTTCAATGATTTTCCATACTAACACGACACTCATTAATAATAAGAGGCCTAAAATAATATAATCTACATGGCCTTGTAATAGTTCAAGCATTTGTTCCATAAAATCCTCGGAAACGGTCTAAAATAAGCAAAAAAAGTTCATTTATAATGAAAATGGTTTGCAATTATACTGAGTAAGTCAAAAAATTCAACTCGTAATAATAGGTATTCTCGTTTATTTTTGTAAATGTATTGTGGTATAGTCGTCCGATTTTTATGTATATCTATTTTTATTATTGAGTATGAATTATGAGTGAAACATTTACTGAAATTAGCCCGCAACAAGCATGGGAATTAATCGAAAACGAAGGTGCGACCTTAGTTGATATCCGTGATGCGCGTCGTTATATCTATAGTCATCCGCAAGATGCCTTTCATTTAACCAATGAAAGTTACGGTCGTTTTTTAGATGAAGTCGATTATGAAGAGCCGGTAATCGTCATGTGTTATCACGGAGTGAGTAGTCGCAATACCGCACAATTTTTAGTCGAGCAAGGTTTTGAACGTATCTATAGCGTGAAAGGCGGCTTTGACGGCTGGGAACGAAGCGGTTTACCGATTGAAACGGCTTACTAAAAATCAGCTATAATAATATTGCCGATTTTTTTAGATTAGGGAAAGAGTATGAATTATTTTGTCAATGTCACCGAAAGTAATTTTAGTGAAGTGTGGAATGCAGCGGCACAAGTGCCGGTCGTTTTTAATTTTATCTCCCCGAGAGAAGTGGCTTCACTGGAAATGGATTCATTATTACGCCGATTAGCGGATGAAAATCCGGCACAATTTTTATTGGCAACCGTGAATTGTGACGAACAACAAGCATTGGCAGCTCAATTTAGAATTCAAATGATTCCGACCATGTATCTTTTTGCCGGTGGGCAGCCGGTGGATATGATTCAAGGGGCAATATCCGAGCAAGAAATGCGAGTTCGTTTAGCCAATATTTTACCGAAAGAAGAAGAGCTTAAATTCAATCAAGCGTTGGAATTGTTGCAAGATCAGCGTTATGAAGAGGCATTACCGCTACTCAAATCAGCTTGGGAAATGACTGATAAGAAAAACAGTGATTTCGCCTTGTTGTATGCGGAAACTTTTATTGTGATGAAGAAAGTGGAAGAAGCTCGAGAAATCTTAAAGCAGATTCCGATTCAAGATCGTGATAGCCGTTGGAACGGTTTGCAAGCGCAAATTGAGTTGTTAGAACAAGCGAACGAATCGCCGGAATTACAGCAATTACAAGCAGATTATGCAAATAACAAAACGCCGGAAATTGCGATTCGTTTAGCAAATCAGTTACATCAAGCACATAAAAATGAAGAGGCGTTAGTGCTACTGTTTGATTGGCTAAAAGCCGATTTAAATAGTGCAAATGGTGAGGTGAAAAGTCAATTTTTAGCGATTCTTTCTGCTTTGGGTAACGATCCTGTTGTGCCGAAATTTAGACGTCAGCTTTATTCATTGCTCTATTAATTGTATTTGAAGCAAAAAAATGAGGCGGAGTAACACTTTCGCCTCATTTTTTATTTGGTAAATTTTTCAGAAAATTAGACCGCTTGTTGCTGTTTTAACGCAGCCGCTTCATTTGCTTCTTGTAATACTGAAGCCAAATCATCGCCTCCGGCGGCCGCTACCGCAGCGGCGAATGCACCCTCAACCAGCGGCGCATAGCTAATTACCACTTTTTCCGCTTTTTCAGGCTCAAGTAAATCAATTGCGGTTTCCGCACTTAAAATCGCACTACCGAGATCGACAAAGATCACCACGCCATCTTCACTGAATACTTCTTCAATCGCATTCATAATTTTTACCGCATCCGTGCCAATCGGATTATCCGGATCATCAATACCGGCAGCGACTGCGATTTGGCACGATCCTTGTGCCATTTGGCGGGTAATTTCAGCCACGCCTTCTCCAAGCTGTTTACTATGCGAAACAATGACTAAATTAACCATGACAACTCCTATTTAACCGCTGCCGCTAAGGCTTTGATGAGGTAATAACTTGAAGTTGCTCCAGGATCCGCATGACCGATACTGCGTTCGCCTAAATAGCTGGCACGTCCTTTTTTAGCCATCATCGGCACAGTGGCTTTTGTAAAAATTTTGGCTTTTTCGACCGCTTGATTAAGTAGAACCGCTTCAGGCTGAGAATGGTCCGCTTGGGCTAATTCATCAAGCAACGGAAGCCAAACGTCACACAGAGTTTTATCGCCCGGTTCTGCACGTCCACGAGCGACAATGCCTTCCACACCGGCTTTGAAGACGCTAACAAGTTCTTCAAACGTAAGCTGTTCTTTACCGTTAGCAACTTGTGAACCTTTGATAAATAAAGTGCCGTATAAAGGCCCGCTCGCACCGCCGACTTGAGAGAGTAACGTCATACCGACCGTTTTTAAAATTGTACCTATATCTTTATCGCTTACGGTAGCAACTTTTTCTAATGCCTTGCTAAAACCACGTTGCATATTTAAGCCGTGATCGCCGTCACCTATTTCGGTATCCAACTGTGTGAGGAAATCTCGTTGCTCGCTCATCACGTGATTACAATTTTCAAGCCATTGCAGAATTTGCTGTTTTGAAATCGCCATTTTATTCTCCCCAACGTAATGCCGGCGTATTAACCGGTGCATCCCAAAGTGCTAAGGTTTCATCATCTGCTTTTAGTAATGTAATAGAAACACCTTGCATATCGAGTGAGGTGCAGAATGAACCGACCAAATTACGCTCAATAATTAAACCGAATTGTTCACAACAATCCGCTAGTACGTTGTAAACACCATATAATTCTGAAAGTGGTACCGCACCTAAGTTATTCACTAACGCAATCACACGATCGCCTTTTTGTAACGCTTGTTTTTTATCTAACACTTCGTTCCATTGTTGAGTATCGTTATCCCAACGGCGTACAGTACGCTCGTAATCGCCGTGTGCGATGAGTGTTTCAAACATTTGGCGTACGGTTTTATCGAGGTTCTCAAACGGACGGCGTTCAATGCCCGGTTCGCCGTGAATCCCTACGCCAAATTCCATTTCGTTTTCGGCTAAAGTAAAAGACGGCTTACCGGCTGCCGGTACAGTACAAGCCCCAAGCGCAATACCAATTGAATGTCCGGCATTATTTAACTTATAACCTAACTCGGCTAATTGCGATAAGTTGTAACCCTTATCTGCCGCTGCCCCTAATAGTTTCTCTAATAACACTGTGTTGGCAACGCCACGGCGACCGGCGGTATATAAGCTGTCTTTGACCGCTACGTCATCATCAATTAATACGGTTGCGACTTTTACACCGCTATCGGCAAGAAGCTCGGTTGCGGTTTCAAAATTTAAAACGTCACCGGTATAATTTTTAATAAGTAATAAAACACCTTCTCCACTATCGACATTTAAACCGCATTCAAACATTTGATCCGGTGTCGGAGAAGTAAAAATCGCCCCCGGACAAGCACCGTCTAACATTCCCTTACCAACAAAACCGGCGTGCATCGGTTCGTGTCCGCTCCCGCCACCTGAAATCAATGCCACTTTACCGGCAACCGGTGCGTCAGCTCGGCGTACATAAGTCGGCTCAGTATTCAGAACAAGGGTAGGATGCGCTTTGGCAAAACCGGCTAATTGCTCTTGTAAGACAGCTTCGATTGAATTGATAAGTTTTTTCATAGCAGGGGATCCTTTTAAAAGAAGAATTTGTCCCAATTTAACCAAAATTCGAGGCGAATTTCTGTTAGTTACTTCACAAAATCGAAAAAAAGATGAGTGAAAACGAAAATAGAGTTACAACTAAATTTACGTTAAAATAGCAACAATATTTATTGATAAGGATTACACAATGACAGTTAAACACGTAAAACTTTTAATTTTAGGCTCAGGTCCGGCGGGCTATACTGCTGCCGTTTACGCCGCTCGTGCGAATTTAAATCCGGTATTGGTGACCGGTATGCAACAAGGCGGTCAATTAACCACCACCGATGAAATTGAAAACTGGCCGGGAGAATATGAGCATACCACCGGTACAGGTTTAATGGATAAAATGCTGAAACACGCTGAAAAATTTAACACGGAAATTGTTTTCGACCATATCAACAGCGTAGATTTATCTAAGCGTCCGTTTACTTTAAAAGGCGATATTAATACCTTTACCTGTGATGCGCTAATTATCGCAACCGGTGCATCGGCAAAATATTTAGGCTTAGATTCGGAAGAAGCGTTTAAAGGCAAAGGCGTATCGGCTTGTGCAACTTGTGACGGTTTCTTCTATCGTAACAAACCGGTTGCGGTTGTTGGTGGCGGTAATACTGCCGTTGAAGAAGCGTTATATTTAGCCAATATCGCTAGTGAAGTACATTTAGTGCATCGCCGTGACAGTTTCCGTGCTGAGAAAATTTTATTAGGTCGCTTACAGAAACGTGTGGAAGAAGGCAAAATCATTCTTCACACCGACAGAACGGTCGAAGAAGTGTTAGGCGATAATATGGGCGTAACCGGTGTACGTTTAGCTTCTACCAAAGACGAGAGCAAAGAAGAAATTAAAGTGGACGGTTTCTTTGTCGCAATCGGTCATGCACCAAATACCGCAATTTTTGACGGTCAGCTTGAATTGGATAACGGTTACATTAAAGTGAAATCGGGCTTAGAAGGCAATGCGACTGCAACTAGCGTAGCAGGCGTATTTGCTGCCGGTGATGTTATGGATCATAACTATCGCCAAGCAATCACTTCAGCAGGTACAGGCTGTATGGCTGCATTAGATGCAGAACGCTTCTTAGATGCGTTAGAAGCCTAAATATTTTTACGGAACATTAGCTTCATTCAAACAAGCGGTTAAATTTCACAGGAATTTTACTATGTTGATTCAAGCGGATGTTCCGTGTTTTTTATAAAGGAAATTGTATGAATTTTACTGTGATTATTCCGGCACGTTATGCTTCAAGCCGCTTACCTCGTAAACCGTTGTTAGATATTGCCGGCAAACCGATGATTCAGCACGTGTGGGAAAAAGCACAACAAGCCGGTGCAGCACGGGTGATTATTGCGACCGACCATCCGGAGATTGAAGTAACTGCTAAAGCATTTGGCGCGGAAGTGTGTATGACTTCGGATCAACATAATTCAGGCACGGAACGTTTAGCGGAAGTGATTGAAAAGATGCAGATTGCCGATGATGAAATTATCGTGAATGTACAAGGTGATGAGCCGCTGATCCCACCGGTGATCGTCTCGCAAGTGGCAGAAAATTTAGATCGTTGCCAAGTGAATATGGCGACATTAGCGGTAAAATTAACCACTAAAGAAGAACTTTTCAATCCGAATGCCGTCAAAGCGCTGGCAGATAAAAACGGTATGGCACTTTATTTCTCTCGTGCGCCGATTCCGTTTGCTCGTGATCATTTCTCTGATTGTGATGACGCTTTTGTCGCAAGCCAAAATTACTTACGCCATATTGGTATCTACGCATATCGTGCTGGCTTTGTAAAACAATACATCGCTTGGCAGCCGACACAATTAGAGCAGTTGGAATCTTTAGAACAATTACGTGCGTTATGGTACGGAGAAAAAATTCATATCGAACTTGCTAAACAAGCACCTCAAGTAGGGGTGGATACGCAAGAAGATTTGGAGCGTGTTCGCCAGATTTTAGTTTAGAATCTGCATACACAAGCGGTCAAAATTGCAAAAAACTTTGCAAATCAGATCGCTTAATTATCTAGGCTGAGTAGCAACTCAGTAAATAAAAACGTGCTTAGGCACATTCTCGGAGTAAACCTATGTTAGGAAACATTTTAGGCTCAATCGCATCATCTGTATTAAGTGGCGGTAACGGCAATCAATCAACAGCACTTCAATTAATTCAAGCATTACTACAATCTCAAGGTGGTGTTGAAGGCGTAATCGCTAAATTACAACAGGGCGGTTTAGACGACCTATTAAAAACTTGGATCAGTGCGGATGAAGAAAACGCACCGGTATCAGGTGAGCAAATCGCAAATGTATTCGGTCAAGAAAATCTTCAAGCAGCGGCACAAGAAGCGGGTGTAGAAGAAAAAGATGCGGGCGATTTATTAGCGGAATTTTTACCGAAAATCGTTGATACATTAACACCGGACGGTCAATTACCGGATCTACAAAACTTAAATACTAACGACCTACTAGCACAAGCAGCAAAAGGCGTGTTAGGTAAATTATTTGGCTAATCTTCAAAAAAGGGAGAATTTAATTCTCCCTTTTTTGTTTTGGCTTAATTAGCCCGTTATAAAATTATTGTTATCCTTCCTTTCGACAAATCTTCAACGTTTCTTTGATTAGCTCCAATGCAATCGTGCCTTCCGGTGGCAGTTCTGGGAGCGGTTGATCGCAGTCGAACCATTTTGCATCGAAGATTTCTTCCTCTTGTAGCGTGATTTCTCCGCTATCATAATCGGCTAGAAAGCCTAGCATCAGTGAGTTTGGAAATGCCCAGGGTTGGCTGCCGAAATAGCGGATATTTTTGATTTTTAAGCCGCTTTCTTCCCATACTTCACGTTGAACGGTGGTTTCGATTGCTTCACCGGCTTCGACAAAACCGGCTAATGTGGTGTAAATCGTGCCTTTATGACGCAGATGGTTGGCAAGTAAAATTTGTCGTCCACGGCGTACCGCCACAATAATAGACGGGCTGATTGTCGGGTAGCTACGATGTTGGCAATCTGGGCAATGTGCTGCAATTTCGTTGTTAGCAAGTTCGGTGTGAGCGCCGCATTTGCCGCAGAATTTATGCGTATTGAGGAAATGATTAAGTGAAACGGCTCGGTGTAACAGATGAGCTAATTCCGCCGGACGAGCAATCTGTGAGCGTAGATTTACCATGGTAAAATTTTGTAGATTTTCGACCGCTTGTTCATCCAGTTGCACCAGAAAAACCGGTGAGTTTTGGTATTCTCCAACCTGTAATTTAGTAAAGCCGACTAAACCTAATTGTTCGGCTGTACCGGAAGGAATTTCATCATCTTTTAAAGCAAGATCAAAATGATGTACTAATACCCAATAACTTTTCATATTTGCTCCCGAAATCATTAAATTTTTAAGTCAATTTGTTGAAATAATTGGCGTTTTTCTTTTTCATCTAAAACTCGGTATTCACCGCTATCTAAATCACCAAGCTGAAATTGCCCTAAACCGACACGGATTAAGCGCAGGGTCGGAAAGCCGATATGAGCAGTCATTCGGCGCACTTGGCGATTTTTTCCTTCGTGGATTTTTAGCTCGATCCAACTGGTTGGAATGGTTTTTCGCTCTCGAATTTTCGGGGCTGTTTGCCATTCATAATTCGGGGCGGAAATCGCTTTCACTTTTGCCGGTTTGGTTAAGCCATCTTTCAATTCAACACCTTTCTCTAACTTAGCTAAATCCGTAGCTTGCGGAATCCCTTCCACCTGTGCGAGATAAGTTTTCTGCTTTTCAAATTTAGGATTCGCCAAGCGGTGCTGAATTTCACCGTTGTTAGTGAGTAACAATAAACCTTCACTATCACGGTCTAAGCGACCGACCGGATAAACCTGTGGAATCGGAATAAAATCTTTCAGCGTTTGTCGCCCTTGTTCATCAGTGAATTGGGTTAGCACGTCAAACGGCTTGTTAAACAATACGACCACAGTATCTTCAAACGAAAGCTGTGGTTTAAGCGGTCGTTTTTGGGTTCTATTTTGCAAGTTCGGTTTGTTTGTTACGGAACGAGGTTTATTTTTTGGATTAAATTTTGTTTTAAACATGGTGTTATTTATCGAGTGAGAATTTACTACTTAATCCATTTGTCTTGATCTTGTTTGCGTTCAAATTCGGCATCGAACGTATTGTTATCTTGCTGTGAAAATTGACCGCTTGAAAAATGGCTGAAACGCACTCTTGATTTAAAGAAACGCATTAAATAGCGTTCGGCAATATGACGCGTCACCGGCAGCATTAATAAAATCGCAATAATATCGCTTAAGAAGCCGGGAATAATTAAAAAAATGCCGGCTAAAATAAACAGGAGCGAGCCGATCACCGCTTGGGTCGGGATTTTGCCTTGACTTAATTCGCTACGCACGGAATAAATCGCATAGATACCGCGTAATTTAACAAACCATAAACCTAATACCGAAATGCCGATTAATAATAAAATCAACGGTAGTACCCCGATTTGTGAACCTATGGTGACCAATAGCGAGATCTCGCAATAGATATACAGAAAAATGCCGAGTAAGATAAAAATAAATGGCATAACAGTTCCTTATTTGAATGCTTTAATGATCAGAAAGTTGAAGTTCAATTTCCGCTTTTTGGGTTAAGTTCTCCGCGCCTTGCGAACGCATCACAATATTGTCTTCGGTGCGGATGCCGCCGCGTTGTTTAAATTCAGCGATCTTTTGCCAATTAATATGACGTGCAAGCGGACTATTTTGCAACGGATTCAGCAACATATCAATGAAATAGAACCCCGGTTCGATCGTCAGCACCATATTTTCCGCCAAATCACGGGTACAACGCAGACTTGGATAAACCTCCGGCGGTGATTTGCGAGTACCACGAGGATTTTGTTGGAAGCCTGCAACATCGTGTACTTGTAGTCCAAGTAAATGCCCTAAACCATGTGGCAAAAAGGCTCTGGAAATCCCTTCTTCAAAAATTTGTTCCGGTGTAAGGCGAACAAAGTCATATTCGTGCAGCATTTCGGCAATCCATTGCTGCATTTGCGTATGATAGCTTAGATAGTTTACCCCCACAGTAAGTTGCTTGATAATGCGATATTTGTATTGTTCCATTTGCTTGATCATTGCCGCAAATTCGCTATTAGGATCAGCCACATAAGTGCGAGTAATATCGGAGGCGTAACCGTGTACGGTTGCACCGGCATCGATCAGAAAGCTCTGCTGTTGCGGATTAGGGGAGTAATCAAGCCGAGTATAGTGTAAAATAGCCGAGTGTTGATTAATTGCAACAATATTGCCGTAAGGCACGTTTAAGTCGGATTGCTGACTGGCTTTTAGATAAGCGAGGTTAATTTCAAACTCACTTTTCCCCTCAAAAAAGGCTTGTTTTGCTGCCTGATGCCCTTTTAACGCCGCAAATTGTGCTTGATAGATTGCTTCGATTTCAAATTCACTTTTGATAGAACGTTCGAAATGGAGCTGATTCAGCACTTTTTGCGGATTGATTTGGTTAAAACCGAGCGATTCTGCCAAGTTTTTATCCTCACCGATAAAGGCGCAAGCGGTCGAATTTTGGATAAATTTTGCAATTTCTTGGGAATCTTGCAAAATCACCCATTGAAATTCATCTGCAAAAAAAGCGTCTGTCGGGACGGTCGGCGACGAGTGCCAATAATCGTTCGGTGCATAGAAATAGACGGTCGGTTTATTTTTGCCATCTAAAAATAGCCAGCAATTTTCTGCTGTCGGAAAAGGGAAGAAGTAGTTAAAATGCGGGTTTATTTTAAAAGGGGCGGTTTGATCATCTAAAAAATGATAGCGAGCCGTGCCGGAATAAATCCATAAACCGCTGAGAAAGTTAGTTTCTAAAATGGTTTGAACGACTTGTTGTAGTCGCTTGATATGTTGTGTAAATAATTGTTTCATAAAAGAAAAAATAAGAGAAAAATATGACGGATATAAAAATTGACCAAACATTAGATACGCTTGGGTTACGTTGCCCGGAGCCGGTAATGCTTACTCGCAAAACCATTCGAAATATGGCGGAAGGCGAGGTTTTATTAATTGTAGCGGATGATCCGGCTACTACGCGAGATATTCCAAGTTTTTGTGAATTTATGGATCACCAGTTGCTAAATAGCGAAACGGAAAATACCCCATATCGTTATTGGGTCAAAAAAGGGCTTTAAGCACAATAAAATAATCCCCCACACGAGCGTATGGGGGATTTTTTAACTATTAGTGACGTCTGATTTCTTCTTCGTCAAACTCAAAATCTTCATCTTGGTCATCGAAGAATTCGCCGTCTTCACCGTATTCATCATCTTCCGCATTCGGATCTTCAAAATAAGTACCCCAACCTTCATATTCCGCACCGACTTTTTCAATCAGCGGCAGTAATTCTTTTTGTTGGGCGGTAATGATGTCGGTATTTAAATTGACTTCGCTCACGATATCGCACACGAAGATCACTTTGCCGTTTTCTTCTTCCACTTCTTCCGCTTCTGAAATTTCATAGCCGAGTTTATAAGCATCAACTACTAATTTTTCCAGTTTATCAAAATCACGGTGAGCCACATGGTGTTCAATAATATAAAGCGCATCAGGATCCGAACCGTCTTTTAAGAGGTTTTCGATGATCTCATCCGTTTCTTGGCGTAATTCATTAAAATCGTACATATTATGCTCCTTGATTGAGGAATTGTTCGGCAAACCAGCTATCTAATTTGTCGGAAAGTTTATCAATACCAATTTTATTGAGTGCAGAGTAGGCTTCGACTTGAATATCGCCTTGGAACGGTAGAATCGCTTCTCGCACCATTTTTACCGTTTTACTTCTTGCGCTTTGGCTGAGTTTATCCGCTTTAGTTAATAGCAATAACACCGGTAATTGTGCGGATACCGCCCATTCGATCATCTGTTGGTCGAGATCTTTTAACGGGTGGCGAATATCCATCAGGATCACCACACCGCGTAAACATTCACGTTTTTGTAGGTATTCGCCTAACGCTTTTTGCCATTGGAGCTTCATTTGCTCCGGTACCGCCGCATAACCGTATCCGGGTAAATCGACCAGTTTACAATTCGGCTCGACTTCAAATAAGTTAATTAACTGAGTACGCCCCGGTGTTTTTGAAGTTCGTGCTAAGTTTTTTTGATTGGTTAATGCATTGAGAGCAGTAGATTTACCGGCGTTTGAACGACCGGCAAAGGCAATTTCCACACCATTGTCTTCCGGTAAATGACGAATATCCGGTGCGGAAGTTAAAAAATGAGTTTTGTGATAGTTTAGTTTGAGCATTATTAGTGTTTCTTTTAATTTAAGAAGAAATATTAATTAATATTTAAGTTTAAGCATCTTTAAAAAGTTTTTCCTACTTTCTTTGCGTTGCCAAAGAAAGTAGGCAAAGAAAGGCAACCCTACTTCACCGCTTTTCTTCGCTTAGTTGAAATTTGCTTAACGAAACATTTTAGATTCGCCTTCGGCTCAAGAAAAATGTTTCTACAAATTGCAACACGCTCAGGCGGTTCAGAAGGGAATAAAAGTTCAAGCAGATTATAGCGTTTTTGTTATTAGTTACATATCGGTAGCCTTAAAGAGGTTGAATTATATTTAACCGAGTAAGATTCTATTGTGCTAGGAATTTTACACTTAACCCCTTTTCCCCATACTGGTTCGCCTGCGGATTACCTTTAAATACACCCCATTCCAGCAACAACATCGTACCGATAAACATCGGCATCATTATCCCCAATAGCCATTGCATCGTGCCTTGGGCGGAAAGCGATACACCATAGCACACAAGCGGTAAAAATGCCATGGTAACCGCTTTTCCCGAACGGTTTCGGTCGTGTAGGCGTTTAATAATCACCGCAGATAAACTGTATAGCGATAATGCAAGCGGAAGCAAACTGATCAGATTGAAAGCGGTCGAATTTAACCAAAAATTTGCAACAATAAATAAGAAAATAAAGTTAATCGCAAAGCCGATCCAAAAGCCTTGGCGGTTAAGCCGCCCTTGAAACGAAAACAGTGCCTTATACCAAATCATATCAATCCTTTTTAGATGAAGCGTTATGTTCGGTAGCTTAGCCTAAAGCCACATCTAATACCATCATAATTACAAATCCCACCATTAAGCCCAAGGTAGCAATATCGGTATTACCGCCGCTTTGCGATTCGGGAATCAGTTCTTCGACCACCACGAAAATCATCGCACCGGCGGCAAAGGCGAGCGCATAAGGCAAAATAGCGGTCATCGAAAGTACGAAAGCCGCACCGA includes:
- a CDS encoding energy transducer TonB family protein, which translates into the protein MKKKHSRIGLTSSIAIHAVIFAGLASMVTHSHSDNLPQEEVMSMELVAALLEQPQVAVAQEEPLPSEPEKVEIAPEPEPEAEAIPEPKPQPKPKEKPKEKPKEKPKPKAQPKPKEQEKPKKEKAKDKPIKALEKGPEAKQGIVAKAIPNAVQGTQLRAGIPNGKPEGNPNGLSANGAQNGAVGGGGNGASGSEIGAYKAALQRALQRRANNAYPTREKMMRKTGVVTIGFSVSSSGELINVKVLNSSGNGNLDNAAVKAAQSTKVSPPPAGFPSNVTVPVKFSIE
- the exbD gene encoding TonB system transport protein ExbD, translating into MKKFDEINIIPFIDIMLVLLAIVLVTASFISQGKIPVNIPKATTTQAMKADELAKLLTITENNEFYFNDQPMTKEALTAEIATWDKTQKVTLKVDSAVAFEKFVELTDVLSANEIKNVAIVTKKDTSKK
- the dhaL gene encoding dihydroxyacetone kinase subunit DhaL, which translates into the protein MAISKQQILQWLENCNHVMSEQRDFLTQLDTEIGDGDHGLNMQRGFSKALEKVATVSDKDIGTILKTVGMTLLSQVGGASGPLYGTLFIKGSQVANGKEQLTFEELVSVFKAGVEGIVARGRAEPGDKTLCDVWLPLLDELAQADHSQPEAVLLNQAVEKAKIFTKATVPMMAKKGRASYLGERSIGHADPGATSSYYLIKALAAAVK
- a CDS encoding co-chaperone YbbN translates to MNYFVNVTESNFSEVWNAAAQVPVVFNFISPREVASLEMDSLLRRLADENPAQFLLATVNCDEQQALAAQFRIQMIPTMYLFAGGQPVDMIQGAISEQEMRVRLANILPKEEELKFNQALELLQDQRYEEALPLLKSAWEMTDKKNSDFALLYAETFIVMKKVEEAREILKQIPIQDRDSRWNGLQAQIELLEQANESPELQQLQADYANNKTPEIAIRLANQLHQAHKNEEALVLLFDWLKADLNSANGEVKSQFLAILSALGNDPVVPKFRRQLYSLLY
- the trxB gene encoding thioredoxin-disulfide reductase — protein: MTVKHVKLLILGSGPAGYTAAVYAARANLNPVLVTGMQQGGQLTTTDEIENWPGEYEHTTGTGLMDKMLKHAEKFNTEIVFDHINSVDLSKRPFTLKGDINTFTCDALIIATGASAKYLGLDSEEAFKGKGVSACATCDGFFYRNKPVAVVGGGNTAVEEALYLANIASEVHLVHRRDSFRAEKILLGRLQKRVEEGKIILHTDRTVEEVLGDNMGVTGVRLASTKDESKEEIKVDGFFVAIGHAPNTAIFDGQLELDNGYIKVKSGLEGNATATSVAGVFAAGDVMDHNYRQAITSAGTGCMAALDAERFLDALEA
- the dhaM gene encoding dihydroxyacetone kinase phosphoryl donor subunit DhaM — its product is MVNLVIVSHSKQLGEGVAEITRQMAQGSCQIAVAAGIDDPDNPIGTDAVKIMNAIEEVFSEDGVVIFVDLGSAILSAETAIDLLEPEKAEKVVISYAPLVEGAFAAAVAAAGGDDLASVLQEANEAAALKQQQAV
- the glpE gene encoding thiosulfate sulfurtransferase GlpE, encoding MSETFTEISPQQAWELIENEGATLVDIRDARRYIYSHPQDAFHLTNESYGRFLDEVDYEEPVIVMCYHGVSSRNTAQFLVEQGFERIYSVKGGFDGWERSGLPIETAY
- the exbB gene encoding TonB-system energizer ExbB, with amino-acid sequence MEQMLELLQGHVDYIILGLLLLMSVVLVWKIIERILFYKQLDVTKYETIQDLEIDVTRNLTTISTIGANAPYVGLLGTVLGILLTFYHLGHSGGEIDAASIMVHLSLALKATAAGILVAIPAMMFYSGFNRKVDESKLKWQAIQARKANQ
- the dhaK gene encoding dihydroxyacetone kinase subunit DhaK, translating into MKKLINSIEAVLQEQLAGFAKAHPTLVLNTEPTYVRRADAPVAGKVALISGGGSGHEPMHAGFVGKGMLDGACPGAIFTSPTPDQMFECGLNVDSGEGVLLLIKNYTGDVLNFETATELLADSGVKVATVLIDDDVAVKDSLYTAGRRGVANTVLLEKLLGAAADKGYNLSQLAELGYKLNNAGHSIGIALGACTVPAAGKPSFTLAENEMEFGVGIHGEPGIERRPFENLDKTVRQMFETLIAHGDYERTVRRWDNDTQQWNEVLDKKQALQKGDRVIALVNNLGAVPLSELYGVYNVLADCCEQFGLIIERNLVGSFCTSLDMQGVSITLLKADDETLALWDAPVNTPALRWGE